In Methanoregula formicica SMSP, the DNA window AGCACATCGGAGATCTCCGAACTCATCCATGATGCCGTCCTCCTGCCGGTTTCAAGCGTTCTTGCACCGTTCCATGGTCTCGTGAGAGAATATTCCCGTACTACCGGAAAGCAGGTTGAGCTGGTGATCGAAGGCGGGGAGATAGAGGTGGACCGCCGTATCCTTGACAGTCTCAAGGATCCCCTGATGCACCTGATCTACAACAGTATCGATCACGGGATCGAATACCCGGATTTGCGGGCCCCGCGCAATAAACCTGTACGGGGAACAGTACGTATCCGCGTTGTCCTTGTCTCCGGCGGAAAAGTTGATATCGAGGTATCCGATAACGGGAAAGGTATTGATGGCAGCGAGATCAGAAAAGCTGCGGTCAGGATCGGTCTTATCACGGAACAGGAAGAGGCACGGCTTACCGATGCCGAAGCGGTCTGGCTCATCTTTCGGTCCGGCTTCTCGACCAGCCCCATCATTACGGAGGTCTCCGGAAGGGGACTCGGTCTTGCCATTGTGGAAGATACCATCACCCGCCTCGGAGGTTACGTAACCATCGCATCCGAGCACGGGAAGGGAACAACGATCACCCTGCGGGTCCCGGTCCGCCTGGTGACCTTCCGTGGCGTCGTGGTCCGGTCCGGGAGCCAGGTCTATGTCATCCCCATGCAGCAGGTACGGCAGGTCTTAAGGATAAAGCCCGATACCATCTTCACCCGTAGCAGGCGCCCGTACATCCGGGTAGACGATCAGACCATCGGCATCGTAAAACTGTCCGACATCCTGAATGTCCCGACATCCAGCCTGCCACCCGGGAAAGATGCCCCGGTCTCCCTTATCGTTATCGCATACGGTGCCGGCCAGGTCGCGTGCCAGGTGGACGAGATCGTGCATGTCCAGGAGATTGTTGTCCGGCCGCTTGGAAGCCAGCTCCGGCGGATACGCCGGATTGCCGGAGCGGCGATCCTTGGCGACGGGACGCTTGCGCTTGTGCTCGATCCTCCCGAACTGATCCAGGAATCGCTCAGGATCAGCACCCGCGGGGCAGCCCCGGTGCAAAAAGGCGCTCCCGCACCGGTTGTCCTTGTTGTCGAAGACTCCGTGACCTCGCGGGCGTTCCTCCAGATGCTCCTGGAGCGCGAGGGGTACCGGGTGATGACAGCCACTGACGGAATGGTGGCTTTCGCAATTCTTAAAGAGCATCAGGTCGATATTGTCGTATCGGATGTTGACATGCCCCGCATGAACGGGTTTGTGCTGACCGAGAAGATACGGAGCGATCCAAAACTCCAGTCCCTTCCGGTTGTCCTGGTGACCTCGCTGGATTCAGCTGAGGACCAGAACCACGGGGTTGCCGTCGGTGCAGATGCGTATATCGTCAAAAGCAGTTTTGAGAGAAGTGCCCTGCTTGCCGTTGTCAGGAACCTGATCAGGACAAAAAGGCCGCAGGGTCGTTGAGGAGCAGGACGCTGAATCATGGAACAGATTGCCAAAAAAATCGTAAAGATCCTGATCGTGGAAGACAGCCGCACCCAGGCAGAATACCTCCGCCACATCCTTGAAACTGAGGGCTACCGCGTCCTGCTGGCCGAGAATGGCAGGGACGCACTTGAGAGTGTCACAAGCTTCCTTCCCACCATGATCCTCTCGGATATCGTTATGCCCGAGATGGACGGGTATGAACTCTGCACAAGAATCAGGCAGGATGACAAGACCCGCGGGATCCCGGTCATCCTCGTCTCCCAGCTCTTCGATCCTGCTGACGTGATCCGCGGCCTCGAATGTGGGGCTGATGATTTCATTGTCAAACCCTATGACCCGGACTATATCCGGGCCCGGATTACCGGCATCCTTGAAGCGATCGACCAGCCGGATCCGGAAGGAGTCCCGTCCCCCCTCGACATCTCCCTTGCAGGAAAGACCCACAGGATCACGGCGAGCAGGCTCCGGATCATCCGGATCCTGCTCTCCACCTATGAAGTCGCGGTCCATCGAAACACTGAACTTGAAGAGGCACGCGAGCAGCTCAATGCCATGAACGAACAACTCCATGGTGCTATCGATGACCTGAGGCAGTCAAATGGCCGGCTTGAGTCAGAGAACAGCGAGCGGAGGAGGGTTGAAAAAGCACTCGATGAGGCCAACAAGAAGCTGAACCTGATGGCAAGTATCACCCGGCATGACGTGGTAAACCAGCTCACAACCCAGAACGAATCCCTCGAATATGCACTCAGGCTGAAAGATACCGACGCATCAAAGGCATGGGAATATGTCTCCGCCGCAGCCCAGATCGGAACCCGTACCCTC includes these proteins:
- a CDS encoding hybrid sensor histidine kinase/response regulator, giving the protein MKGTDAEFTKKLLATFREEAREHLDVIVAILLELEKTPPVPESASVERIYRTTHSLKGAARAVGQKEIESVCQNLENIFSRMKKGTYVPDSDDFDIFHQAVRVIQCLLDGGGQPVTPVTDIVSSLRSLSRKESSPGDSRTHGKHEQEKHPGDIPARSTKGKPGVTSPLLEKDRGETRKPPVLPVTAGRPEGDGATVRIAAHKLDRLIAGSDDLLTTRLFLTHRMRELEEWLARFTIWRWNQAAISTDIHRIRERSFGSGKADLPADLVLPLQRLVEFLDYDREFVTYLQHDLAEFIRATDRDRAALEASTSEISELIHDAVLLPVSSVLAPFHGLVREYSRTTGKQVELVIEGGEIEVDRRILDSLKDPLMHLIYNSIDHGIEYPDLRAPRNKPVRGTVRIRVVLVSGGKVDIEVSDNGKGIDGSEIRKAAVRIGLITEQEEARLTDAEAVWLIFRSGFSTSPIITEVSGRGLGLAIVEDTITRLGGYVTIASEHGKGTTITLRVPVRLVTFRGVVVRSGSQVYVIPMQQVRQVLRIKPDTIFTRSRRPYIRVDDQTIGIVKLSDILNVPTSSLPPGKDAPVSLIVIAYGAGQVACQVDEIVHVQEIVVRPLGSQLRRIRRIAGAAILGDGTLALVLDPPELIQESLRISTRGAAPVQKGAPAPVVLVVEDSVTSRAFLQMLLEREGYRVMTATDGMVAFAILKEHQVDIVVSDVDMPRMNGFVLTEKIRSDPKLQSLPVVLVTSLDSAEDQNHGVAVGADAYIVKSSFERSALLAVVRNLIRTKRPQGR
- a CDS encoding hybrid sensor histidine kinase/response regulator, with protein sequence MEQIAKKIVKILIVEDSRTQAEYLRHILETEGYRVLLAENGRDALESVTSFLPTMILSDIVMPEMDGYELCTRIRQDDKTRGIPVILVSQLFDPADVIRGLECGADDFIVKPYDPDYIRARITGILEAIDQPDPEGVPSPLDISLAGKTHRITASRLRIIRILLSTYEVAVHRNTELEEAREQLNAMNEQLHGAIDDLRQSNGRLESENSERRRVEKALDEANKKLNLMASITRHDVVNQLTTQNESLEYALRLKDTDASKAWEYVSAAAQIGTRTLNSIKFTGDYQKVGVKSPQWQDVRSLVDAAAEEKVPGNLKVRNEIPAGTEIYADPLIGKVFSNLMENSVKYGEKVTMLRVSLEKTAAGSTIVCEDDGIGIPDGRKESIFTYEHGMTMGLGLFLAREILAITGITLHETGTSGSGARFEIRCPEQTIRNHDPASA